From Medicago truncatula cultivar Jemalong A17 chromosome 7, MtrunA17r5.0-ANR, whole genome shotgun sequence, a single genomic window includes:
- the LOC120577113 gene encoding probable disease resistance protein At4g27220 — MKLDLVFLGPKTGYNNVFWVTVSHNYNISKLQHDIAQRIDVKLDEDDERIRAKILSLAFEKKGKSILILDDVWKYIDLQKVGIHPKVNGIKVILTTRLKHVCHQMDCQTNDIIQMFPLCCLKESEDEVDEDKVDEGWELFMLKLGHDETPRTLPHEIEEIVRCIVERFKGLPLGINLMARTMDGNDDIHQWKHALSRLQKLEMRQVMEEVFKVLKCSYDNLMEKDLQNCFLYCALFSIDDEGWKINKDELIMKLVDNGQINENMSLEEIFDEGNTILSKLESHSLISSTNNSSVYTHPLVRNMACYILKECQRNVIVKLNKRLTEIPLSHRWATDLELVHMRDYDIEEIPEGMSPNCPKLFALILNELSISRVPESFFMYMNNLSILDLSYNEDLESLPDSITKLRSLVSLILKGCDSLKHVPPLGELQRLSRLVISNTSIGEVKGLEKLIKLKWLDLSCNKSLNLELGSLSNLTKMQYLDLRNTCAMMAVKDVQGMNMLECFGGTFDCKDYDCYRKTKLELKAYHLTFANVCGQEIRIDDYVDLKKFDSDPSTKTIQFGDCKNLGHKLPKDLTCLHILKNIHWVRLCDALSLNHSLRMIDIISCRQLESLFCSSGSCSFCTNIHKLEVLELQRLESLTVVYKVVDQSLSRSGIFSCLKYFNISKCNRIETLLTPPLVQGLQNLEKISVSHCKSMKEIFSVSNCDEEDSTSSIALPKLTKLLLWDLPQLKIVCKGRIHYGTSPPKLVINLCPRLDKHPTI; from the coding sequence atgaaattggaccttgtatttttaggtccaaaaacagggtataacaatgtGTTTTGGGTCACTGTTTCTCACAATTATAACATCTCAAAATTGCAACATGATATAGCACAAAGAATAGATGTGAAgcttgatgaagatgatgaaagaattaGAGCAAAAATTTTGTCTTTGGCATTTGAGAAAAAGGGGAAATCAATTCTTATTTTGGATGATGTTTGGAAATATATTGATTTGCAGAAGGTGGGAATTCATCCAAAAGTGAATGGCATTAAAGTGATTTTGACAACTCGGTTGAAACATGTATGTCACCAGATGGATTGTCAGACAAATGATATAATACAAATGTTTCCTCTTTGTTGCCTCAAAGAATCTGAAgatgaagttgatgaagataAAGTTGATGAAGGTTGGGAGTTGTTTATGCTAAAACTCGGACATGATGAAACTCCTAGGACACTTCCACATGAAATAGAAGAGATTGTGAGATGCATTGTAGAGAGATTTAAGGGTTTACCACTTGGAATCAACTTGATGGCTAGAACCATGGATGGGAATGATGACATTCATCAATGGAAACATGCATTGAGCAGACTTCAAAAATTGGAAATGAGGCAAGTGATGGAAGAAGTCTTCAAAGTATTAAAATGTAGCTATGATAATTTGATGGAAAAAGACTTGCAAAACTGTTTTTTGTATTGCGCATTATTTTCTATTGATGATGAGGGTTGGAAGATTAACAAAGATGAGTTGATCATGAAGCTAGTTGACAATGGACAGATAAATGAGAATATGTCTCTGGAAGAAATATTTGATGAAGGGAATACCATATTGAGTAAGCTTGAATCCCATTCTTTGATTAGTTCTACTAATAATTCTTCGGTATACACACATCCCTTAGTGAGAAACATGGCCTGTTATATCTTGAAAGAGTGTCAAAGGAATGTTATAGTAAAGTTGAATAAGAGATTGACCGAGATACCTCTCTCACACAGATGGGCAACTGATTTAGAGTTGGTTCATATGCGGGATTATGACATAGAAGAAATCCCAGAAGGCATGTCACCTAATTGTCCGAAGTTGTTCGCcttgattttaaatgaattgtCCATTAGTCGTGTTCCAGAgagtttttttatgtatatgaaTAATCTATCAATACTGGATTTATCATATAATGAAGACCTAGAATCTTTGCCAGACTCCATCACTAAGTTGAGGTCTCTTGTTTCTTTAATACTAAAAGGATGTGATTCACTGAAACATGTGCCCCCATTGGGAGAATTACAGAGATTGTCAAGATTGGTCATTTCAAACACTTCTATTGGAGAAGTTAAAGGCTtggaaaaactaataaaattgaAGTGGCTTGATCTATCATGCAATAAGAGTTTGAATTTGGAATTAGGGTCTTTGTCCAATTTGACCAAAATGCAATATCTTGATCTTCGAAATACCTGTGCTATGATGGCGGTAAAAGATGTTCAAGGAATGAATATGCTGGAATGTTTTGGAGGCACCTTTGACTGCAAAGATTACGACTGTTATAGGAAAACAAAGCTTGAGCTCAAAGCATATCATCTCACTTTCGCAAATGTATGTGGTCAAGAAATAAGgattgatgattatgttgatttGAAAAAATTTGACAGTGATCCTAGCACCAAGACAATACAATTTGGAGATTGTAAAAATTTGGGCCACAAACTGCCTAAAGACCTTACATGTCTGCATATACTTAAAAATATTCACTGGGTTCGCCTATGTGATGCTCTGTCACTTAACCATTCTTTGAGGATGATTGACATTATCAGTTGCCGACAACTTGAGAGCTTGTTTTGTTCATCCGGTTCTTGTTCCTTTTGCACCAATATTCACAAGCTGGAAGTTTTGGAACTTCAAAGATTGGAAAGTTTAACTGTTGTCTATAAAGTTGTTGACCAATCTTTGTCACGGAGTGGCATATTCTcttgtttgaaatattttaacatttctAAATGTAATCGGATAGAGACCTTGCTGACACCACCATTAGTTCAAGGACTTCAAAATCTGGAGAAAATATCCGTATCTCATTGTAAATCAATGAAAGAGATATTTTCAGTGAGCAACTGTGATGAAGAAGACAGTACTTCAAGCATTGCACTTCCCAAGTTGACCAAATTGTTGTTGTGGGATTTACCACAATTGAAGATCGTGTGCAAAGGCAGGATACACTATGGAACTTCACCACCGAAACTGGTTATTAACCTATGTCCGAGATTAGATAAACATCCTACAATTTGA